From a single Aquarana catesbeiana isolate 2022-GZ linkage group LG09, ASM4218655v1, whole genome shotgun sequence genomic region:
- the LOC141108719 gene encoding Krueppel-like factor 8 isoform X1, with product MEEVWTSHRWKRPNEGAYIASPIMSSHCKIGAEASASALLADIKMEPPEQLLDSDSSLQQSEPVDLSLHKPKNLIRQSQSPLPSTSVSTPPPVISLSGLGSAIPAVLSPGSILATTQGSSGQRILHVIHTIPSVNLPSKMGGLQTIPVVVQSLPVVYTTLPTDGVTAHVTVPLLGADGKTTGYSPTIMVQSLDTEVEDSESKGDKSHCYRGHVSLSQNSVKIEPDMCPVEEISDTDDCIEETSSSFQDSTNGSLMQHSGTASPDLRKRRVHQCDFEGCNKVYTKSSHLKAHRRIHTGEKPYKCTWEGCTWKFARSDELTRHFRKHTGIKPFMCSDCDRTFSRSDHLALHRRRHIMM from the exons ATGGAAGAAGTGTGGACCTCACATCGCTGGAAGAGGCCCAACGAGggg GCCTACATCGCTTCACCGATAATGTCATCGCATTGCAAGATCGGCGCCGAGGCTTCCGCTTCCGCTCTCCTCGCCGACATCAAGATGGAGCCGCCCGAGCAGCTCCTGGACAGCGACAGCAGCTTGCAGCAGTCGGAACCCGTCGACTTATCTCTCCACAAGCCCAAGAACTTGATCCGGCAATCCCAGAGCCCCCTTCCCTCGACGTCGGTGAGCACGCCCCCTCCGGTGATCTCCCTGTCCGGCCTCGGTTCGGCCATCCCAGCCGTACTTTCCCCGGGTTCCATCTTGGCCACCACGCAGGGCAGTAGTGGACAGCGGATCCTGCATGTCATTCACACCATCCCCTCCGTCAATTTACCGAGTAAAATGGGCGGCCTGCAGACCATCCCTGTCGTGGTGCAGTCGCTTCCTGTGGTGTACACGACGTTACCTACAGATGGCGTCACAGCGCACGTCACCGTGCCGCTATTAGGAGCCGATGGGAAAACTACAG gatataGTCCTACTATAATGGTACAGTCCCTGGATACGGAGGTAGAAGATTCGGAATCCAAGGGGGACAAGTCTCATTGTTACCGCGGTCATGTAAGCTTATCACAGAATTCAG TTAAAATAGAGCCAGACATGTGCCCGGTTGAGGAGATCAGCGACACCGATGATTGTATAGAGGAGACCTCCTCCTCCTTTCAGGACTCGACAAATGG GTCACTGATGCAGCACAGTGGGACAGCTTCACCAGATCTTCGGAAAAGGAGAGTTCACCAATGTGACTTTGAAGGGTGCAATAAAGTATATACTAAGAGTTCTCATTTAAAGGCCCACCGGAGGATACACACAG GGGAAAAACCCTATAAATGCACATGGGAAGGCTGCACATGGAAATTCGCCAGATCCGACGAGCTCACCCGCCATTTTCGGAAACACACTGGTATCAAGCCCTTTATGTGCTCGGACTGTGACCGAACATTCTCCCGTTCAGATCACCTGGCACTGCACCGCAGAAGGCACATCATGATGTGA
- the LOC141108719 gene encoding Krueppel-like factor 8 isoform X2, with product MEQVWSTHRWKRPNEEAYIASPIMSSHCKIGAEASASALLADIKMEPPEQLLDSDSSLQQSEPVDLSLHKPKNLIRQSQSPLPSTSVSTPPPVISLSGLGSAIPAVLSPGSILATTQGSSGQRILHVIHTIPSVNLPSKMGGLQTIPVVVQSLPVVYTTLPTDGVTAHVTVPLLGADGKTTGYSPTIMVQSLDTEVEDSESKGDKSHCYRGHVSLSQNSVKIEPDMCPVEEISDTDDCIEETSSSFQDSTNGSLMQHSGTASPDLRKRRVHQCDFEGCNKVYTKSSHLKAHRRIHTGEKPYKCTWEGCTWKFARSDELTRHFRKHTGIKPFMCSDCDRTFSRSDHLALHRRRHIMM from the exons ATGGAACAAGTGTGGAGCACACATCGCTGGAAGAGGCCCAACGAggag GCCTACATCGCTTCACCGATAATGTCATCGCATTGCAAGATCGGCGCCGAGGCTTCCGCTTCCGCTCTCCTCGCCGACATCAAGATGGAGCCGCCCGAGCAGCTCCTGGACAGCGACAGCAGCTTGCAGCAGTCGGAACCCGTCGACTTATCTCTCCACAAGCCCAAGAACTTGATCCGGCAATCCCAGAGCCCCCTTCCCTCGACGTCGGTGAGCACGCCCCCTCCGGTGATCTCCCTGTCCGGCCTCGGTTCGGCCATCCCAGCCGTACTTTCCCCGGGTTCCATCTTGGCCACCACGCAGGGCAGTAGTGGACAGCGGATCCTGCATGTCATTCACACCATCCCCTCCGTCAATTTACCGAGTAAAATGGGCGGCCTGCAGACCATCCCTGTCGTGGTGCAGTCGCTTCCTGTGGTGTACACGACGTTACCTACAGATGGCGTCACAGCGCACGTCACCGTGCCGCTATTAGGAGCCGATGGGAAAACTACAG gatataGTCCTACTATAATGGTACAGTCCCTGGATACGGAGGTAGAAGATTCGGAATCCAAGGGGGACAAGTCTCATTGTTACCGCGGTCATGTAAGCTTATCACAGAATTCAG TTAAAATAGAGCCAGACATGTGCCCGGTTGAGGAGATCAGCGACACCGATGATTGTATAGAGGAGACCTCCTCCTCCTTTCAGGACTCGACAAATGG GTCACTGATGCAGCACAGTGGGACAGCTTCACCAGATCTTCGGAAAAGGAGAGTTCACCAATGTGACTTTGAAGGGTGCAATAAAGTATATACTAAGAGTTCTCATTTAAAGGCCCACCGGAGGATACACACAG GGGAAAAACCCTATAAATGCACATGGGAAGGCTGCACATGGAAATTCGCCAGATCCGACGAGCTCACCCGCCATTTTCGGAAACACACTGGTATCAAGCCCTTTATGTGCTCGGACTGTGACCGAACATTCTCCCGTTCAGATCACCTGGCACTGCACCGCAGAAGGCACATCATGATGTGA
- the LOC141108719 gene encoding Krueppel-like factor 8 isoform X3 yields the protein MSSHCKIGAEASASALLADIKMEPPEQLLDSDSSLQQSEPVDLSLHKPKNLIRQSQSPLPSTSVSTPPPVISLSGLGSAIPAVLSPGSILATTQGSSGQRILHVIHTIPSVNLPSKMGGLQTIPVVVQSLPVVYTTLPTDGVTAHVTVPLLGADGKTTGYSPTIMVQSLDTEVEDSESKGDKSHCYRGHVSLSQNSVKIEPDMCPVEEISDTDDCIEETSSSFQDSTNGSLMQHSGTASPDLRKRRVHQCDFEGCNKVYTKSSHLKAHRRIHTGEKPYKCTWEGCTWKFARSDELTRHFRKHTGIKPFMCSDCDRTFSRSDHLALHRRRHIMM from the exons ATGTCATCGCATTGCAAGATCGGCGCCGAGGCTTCCGCTTCCGCTCTCCTCGCCGACATCAAGATGGAGCCGCCCGAGCAGCTCCTGGACAGCGACAGCAGCTTGCAGCAGTCGGAACCCGTCGACTTATCTCTCCACAAGCCCAAGAACTTGATCCGGCAATCCCAGAGCCCCCTTCCCTCGACGTCGGTGAGCACGCCCCCTCCGGTGATCTCCCTGTCCGGCCTCGGTTCGGCCATCCCAGCCGTACTTTCCCCGGGTTCCATCTTGGCCACCACGCAGGGCAGTAGTGGACAGCGGATCCTGCATGTCATTCACACCATCCCCTCCGTCAATTTACCGAGTAAAATGGGCGGCCTGCAGACCATCCCTGTCGTGGTGCAGTCGCTTCCTGTGGTGTACACGACGTTACCTACAGATGGCGTCACAGCGCACGTCACCGTGCCGCTATTAGGAGCCGATGGGAAAACTACAG gatataGTCCTACTATAATGGTACAGTCCCTGGATACGGAGGTAGAAGATTCGGAATCCAAGGGGGACAAGTCTCATTGTTACCGCGGTCATGTAAGCTTATCACAGAATTCAG TTAAAATAGAGCCAGACATGTGCCCGGTTGAGGAGATCAGCGACACCGATGATTGTATAGAGGAGACCTCCTCCTCCTTTCAGGACTCGACAAATGG GTCACTGATGCAGCACAGTGGGACAGCTTCACCAGATCTTCGGAAAAGGAGAGTTCACCAATGTGACTTTGAAGGGTGCAATAAAGTATATACTAAGAGTTCTCATTTAAAGGCCCACCGGAGGATACACACAG GGGAAAAACCCTATAAATGCACATGGGAAGGCTGCACATGGAAATTCGCCAGATCCGACGAGCTCACCCGCCATTTTCGGAAACACACTGGTATCAAGCCCTTTATGTGCTCGGACTGTGACCGAACATTCTCCCGTTCAGATCACCTGGCACTGCACCGCAGAAGGCACATCATGATGTGA